A segment of the Deltaproteobacteria bacterium genome:
CGGGACAGGTTCAATTCGGGGATCAATGGTGCAGGCGATTTCAAAAAGTTTGGCTCCTTCTCGGTAGCGGTCTTTCCCAAAATCGGGTGATACCACCGCCACATCGATATCGCTGTATTCGTGAGCCCGGCCCGAGGCGTGAGAACCGAAGAGGATAACTTTGGCGACTTTTATTTTTTTCTTTTTCAATTCCTTGATATAAGAATTTATTATTTGCCGTATTGCTTTTTTAACCATAGAAACACCTCGTTCATTTTTTGCAAATTCCGGGTTGTGAAAGTCTTGGTGCATTTTCGATAGAACATTTTTTCATCATTCGGATACCGTGCCTCAAAATGGAACTCCATGAATCTTGCCAGTGCTCTCACGGTCTTTTGGGGTATTTTCAAGCCTGTTTTTTGGGCCAGCAACGGAAGAGAATGGGTATAGGGTGCATGATTTTCGGTTACTCTGACGACAAGGGCTTTGAGAAGTTTCTCCAGGGCCAAATGTCCCATGAAAAGGGCGTAAGGAAATTTCTCTTTTTCAAACATGGCTTCAGCCACTCCCAGATCATACACCGCGCCTTCTATCCAATAATGTACGGTCTTCTGTACGTCGAATTTCATTGCAGGCTTCATCGTGTTTTGATTATAATTTCCGGCAGGATGAGAGTCAAGGCAAAATAGCCTTCGAAATCTTTAAGGCCCCAACCTGTTCCATTTTTATTCAGCCCTGTGGGCCTGATACTAAAATATTATTGGCTGATTCGCCTGGCTTGACTTCACATCAGGTCAGCAGTTCAATCAGTTCCTCACGAGTGAAGGTCTTCAGCACATGGGGATCATCTTCCTTGACGACGGCTTCCATCAAATTTTTCTTCCGCTCGATAATCGCCGCGATTTTTTCCTCCAGAGTCCCGGTGGTAATCAATTTAAAGACCTGAACTCCCCGTCTCTGGCCGATGCGATGGACCCGATCGGTGGCCTGATCCTCACGGGCCGCATTCCACCAGCGGTCATAATGAATGACTATTGAAGCAGCCACCAGATCGATTCCCACTCCGCCGGCCTTGAGACTGCCTAAAAAGATACGGCATTCCGGATCTTGATTGAAACGATCGATCAGCTCTCCCCGTTTTCGGCTCGACCCGGTTAAGGTCACGAATCCCCATCCCGTCCGGGTAAGATAGCGCTCCATAATCTCGATCATGCCTAAGAACTGACTGTACACGACGATCTTTTGGCCGCTGCCCAATCCCTCTTCCAGCAGTTCCTGGAAAAGTTCCCATTTCCCGGAGGGATAGGTTTCAAATTGGTCGATCTTTTTCAAAGCCAGGGCCGGATGGTTACAGATCTGTTTCAGCAAGGTCAGGAGGGCAAAGATATGAATATAGGGCACGGAAGCGTTCTGGTCTTTCAGGGTCTTGAGTAAATCCTTTCCCCGGCCGGCCAGGGCCTCCCGGTAAAGGCTTATCTGATCTTCGCTTAACTGACAGAAGCGCAGGTCTTCAATCTTTTCCGGCAGCTCATGAAGGACGGTGGCCTTCATACGACGGAGCACGAAAGGAGAAATCAATCGGTTCAGCCGTTTTCTGGCCAGGCTGTGCAGATCCTGATCAATGGGTTTGATATAGTTTTCCTGAAAGGACTCGGCTGATCCTAAAAACCCTGGTACCGTCAGATCGAAGAGGGCCTTTAGTTCCATCAAATTGTTTTCAATGGGCGTGCCGGTCAGGCCCACTTTAATCCCGGCCTGAAGCGTTCGAGCGGCCTGGTGGGCCTGGGTCTCCGGATTTTTCAGGTTCTGAATCTCATCAAAAACGGCCAGGGAGAAGGAGATCTCTTTCAATCGGTCAATA
Coding sequences within it:
- a CDS encoding nucleotidyltransferase domain-containing protein; its protein translation is MVKKAIRQIINSYIKELKKKKIKVAKVILFGSHASGRAHEYSDIDVAVVSPDFGKDRYREGAKLFEIACTIDPRIEPVPISLISFKNDTWIPIIYEIRKNGIELKAA
- a CDS encoding HEPN domain-containing protein; translation: MKFDVQKTVHYWIEGAVYDLGVAEAMFEKEKFPYALFMGHLALEKLLKALVVRVTENHAPYTHSLPLLAQKTGLKIPQKTVRALARFMEFHFEARYPNDEKMFYRKCTKTFTTRNLQKMNEVFLWLKKQYGK